A part of Saccopteryx bilineata isolate mSacBil1 chromosome 12, mSacBil1_pri_phased_curated, whole genome shotgun sequence genomic DNA contains:
- the LOC136316209 gene encoding trace amine-associated receptor 2 → MYLFMAGAIFITVFGNLTMIISVSYFKQLHTPTNFLILSMAVTDFLLGFTIMPYSMIRSVENCWYFGLTFCKIHYSFDLMLSITSIFHLCSVAIDRFYAICYPLRYSTKMTIPVIKRLLLLCWSVPGAFAFGVVFSEAYADGIEGYNILVACSSSCPVMFNKLWGTTMFVAGFFTPGSVMVGIYGKIFAVSRKHAHAINNLTENQNNQMRKDKKAAKTLGIVMGVFLLCWFPCFLTILLDPFMNFSTPVVLFDALTWFGYFNSTCNPLIYGFFYPWFRRALKYILLGKVFSSHFHNTNLFTQKEAE, encoded by the coding sequence ATGTATTTGTTTATGGCGGGAGCCATATTCATCACCGTGTTTGGCAATCTTACCATGATAATTTCCGTTTCCTATTTCAAACAGCTTCACACACCAACTAACTTCCTCATCCTTTCCATGGCAGTCACTGATTTCCTCCTGGGGTTCACGATCATGCCGTACAGTATGATCCGATCGGTGGAGAACTGCTGGTATTTCGGGCTTACCTTTTGCAAAATTCATTATAGTTTTGACCTGATGCTTAGCATAACGTCCATCTTCCATCTTTGCTCAGTGGCCATTGACAGATTTTATGCTATCTGTTACCCTTTACGGTATTCCACCAAGATGACGATCCCAGTCATTAAACGGTTGCTACTTCTCTGCTGGTCGGTCCCTGGAGCATTTGCATTTGGGGTGGTCTTCTCAGAGGCCTATGCTGATGGAATAGAGGGTTATAATATCTTGGTCGCTTGTTCCAGTTCCTGCCCAGTGATGTTCAACAAGTTATGGGGGACCACCATGTTTGTGGCCGGTTTCTTCACTCCTGGGTCTGTGATGGTGGGGATTTATGGCAAAATTTTTGCAGTATCCAGAAAACATGCTCATGCAATCAATAACTtaacagaaaatcaaaataatcaaatgaggaaagacaaaaaggcagccaaaacTTTAGGAATTGTTATGGGTGTTTTCTTACTATGTTGGTTTCCCTGTTTCCTCACCATTTTATTGGATCCCTTTATGAACTTCTCTACTCCTGTAGTTTTGTTTGATGCTCTGACATGGTTTGGCTATTTTAATTCAACATGTAATCCCTTAATATATGGTTTCTTCTATCCCTGGTTTCGCAGAGCACTTAAGTACATTTTGCTAGGTAAAGTTTTCAGTTCACATTTCCATAACACTAATTTATTTACTCAGAAGGAAGCTGAATAG
- the TAAR1 gene encoding trace amine-associated receptor 1 — protein sequence MSFCHNTINISCVTSSWSNDVRASLYSLMALIILTTVVGNLIVIISISHFKQLHTPTNWLIHSMATVDFLLGCLVMPYSMVRSVEHCWYFGEVFCKLHTSTDIMLSSASIFHLSFISIDRYYAVCDPLRYKAKISILVIFVMIFISWSIPALFAFGMIFLELNFKGAEQMYYKHVHCVGGCSVFFSKTSGVLAFMTSFYIPGSVMLCVYYRIYFIAKGQARSINDAKQKLQIGLEEKNGISGSKERKAAKTLGIVMGVFLICWCPFFFCTIMDPFLDYSIPPTLNEALIWFGYLNSAFNPMVYAFFYPWFRRALKIILFGKIFQKDSSRCKLFLESNP from the coding sequence ATGTCTTTTTGCCATAATACAATTAATATTTCCTGTGTGACAAGCAGCTGGTCGAATGATGTCCGTGCTTCCCTATACAGTTTAATGGCACTCATAATTCTGACCACAGTGGTTGGCAATCTGATAgttattatttccatatcacacTTCAAGCAACTTCATACTCCAACTAACTGGCTCATTCATTCCATGGCCACTGTGGACTTTCTGCTGGGGTGCCTGGTCATGCCTTATAGCATGGTGAGATCTGTTGAGCACTGCTGGTATTTTGGAGAAGTCTTCTGTAAACTTCACACCAGCACTGATATTATGCTGAGCTCAGCATCCATTTTCCACTTGTCCTTCATTTCCATTGACCGCTACTATGCTGTGTGTGACCCGCTGAGATACAAAGCCAAGAtcagtatcttggttattttcgTGATGATCTTTATTAGCTGGAGCATCCCTGCTCTGTTTGCATTTGGAATGATTTTTCTGGAGCTAAACTTCAAAGGAGCTGAGCAGATGTATTACAAACATGTTCATTGTGTAGGGGGTTGCTCTGTCTTCTTTAGCAAAACATCTGGAGTACTGGCCTTTATGACTTCTTTCTATATACCTGGATCTGTTATGTTATGTGTCTATTATAGAATATATTTCATAGCTAAAGGGCAGGCAAGATCAATTAATGATGCTAAACAGAAGCTTCAAATTGGAttggaagagaaaaatggaatttcaggaagcaaagaaagaaaagctgcaAAGACATTAGGGATTGTGATGGGAGTTTTTCTAATATGTTGGTGTCCTTTCTTTTTCTGCACAATCATGGATCCCTTCCTGGACTATTCTATTCCACCCACCCTGAATGAGGCATTAATTTGGTTTGGCTACCTGAACTCTGCTTTCAATCCAATGGTCTATGCATTTTTCTATCCCTGGTTTAGAAGGGCACTGAAGATAATTCTATTTGgtaaaatattccaaaaagatTCATCTAggtgtaaattatttttagaatcaaACCCATAA
- the LOC136316224 gene encoding trace amine-associated receptor 3, producing the protein MDLLYIPEDLSSCPKYGNKSCPPTNRPFHARMIMYLVMSGAMVITVFGNLVIIISISHFRQLHSPTNFLILSMATTDFLLGFVIMPYSMVRSIESCWYFGDDFCKFHASFDMMLSLTSIFHLCSIAIDRFYAVCHPLHYTATMTTSMIKQLLAFCWSAPAIFSFGLVLSEANVSGMQSYEILVACFNFCALTFNKFWGTVLFTTCFFTPGSIMVGIYGKIFIVSKRQARVISNMPANTKGEMKKTLSKKKEKKATKTLAIIMGVFLACWLPCFLALLMDPYLGYSTPIMILDLLVWLGYFNSTCNPLIHGFFYPWFQKALMYMVSGKIFSSHSEIANLFLETH; encoded by the coding sequence ATGGATCTCCTTTATATTCCTGAAGACTTATCCAGTTGTCCAAAGTATGGAAATAAATCCTGTCCTCCCACCAACCGCCCTTTTCATGCCCGAATGATAATGTACTTGGTTATGAGTGGAGCCATGGTTATCACTGTCTTCGGCAACTTGGTTATAATAATTTCCATATCACATTTCAGACAGCTTCACTCTCCCACAAATTTTCTGATCCTGTCCATGGCAACCACGGACTTTCTGCTGGGTTTTGTCATTATGCCATACAGCATGGTGCGATCCATAGAGAGCTGCTGGTATTTTGGGGATGACTTCTGTAAATTTCATGCCAGTTTTGACATGATGCTAAGCCTGACCTCCattttccatctctgttccatTGCCATTGACCGATTTTATGCTGTGTGTCACCCTTTACACTACACAGCCACAATGACCACCTCCATGATAAAACAACTGCTGGCATTTTGCTGGTCGGCCCCAGCTATTTTTTCTTTCGGTTTAGTTTTATCAGAGGCCAATGTTTCGGGTATGCAGAGCTATGAGATTCTTGTTGCTTGCTTCAATTTCTGTGCACTTACTTTTAACAAATTTTGGGGGACAGTATTGTTTACTACGTGTTTCTTTACTCCTGGCTCCATCATGGTTGGTATTTATggcaaaatttttattgtttccaaaCGACAGGCTCGAGTTATCAGCAACATGCCTGCAAACACAAAGggggaaatgaaaaaaaccctttctaagaaaaaagaaaagaaagcaactaAGACCCTTGCTATAATAATGGGGGTGTTTCTAGCTTGCTGGCTGCCTTGTTTTCTTGCTCTTTTGATGGACCCATATTTAGGCTATTCCACTCCCATAATGATACTTGATCTTTTAGTGTGGCTTGGGTATTTCAATTCCACTTGCAACCCCCTCATTCATGGTTTCTTTTATCCATGGTTTCAGAAAGCTCTCATGTACATGGTGTCAGGAAAAATATTTAGCTCCCATTCAGAAATTGCAAATCTGTTTCTTGAAACACATTAA